From a single Bacillota bacterium genomic region:
- a CDS encoding uroporphyrinogen decarboxylase family protein, with product MIDDIVAKYGTFEAFCDALEVDMTQAFPAKGFLKQGAPPNSPDSEYEPAYGWVYTLDAALEAEFTDPDDPDIYTTIRAEIEHHKERRGRAVFVQTPGVFEAANGVIGQAQNLMEMAMRPDLCRQLYERIARWAARYAENCLDLGADVIHISDDWGMNHAMMFRPQTWWEVVYPAEKVICDAVRRKGGLLSLHSDGYITPVLDGVAELGFGVVHPVQESAGMDPVQVKREFYGRLGIYGGLDVRTMLGRGLPRDQLADEIRRVMNALKPGGGYIFCTSHMVQPGTPLEEVEFAYQVAHEAAGYT from the coding sequence GTGATAGACGATATCGTGGCGAAGTACGGCACGTTCGAGGCTTTCTGCGATGCGCTGGAGGTGGACATGACACAGGCGTTCCCCGCCAAAGGGTTCCTGAAGCAGGGCGCACCGCCGAACAGCCCCGATTCCGAATATGAACCCGCCTACGGCTGGGTGTACACGCTGGACGCCGCGCTGGAGGCGGAGTTCACCGACCCCGACGACCCCGACATCTACACCACCATCCGCGCCGAGATCGAGCATCACAAGGAGCGACGTGGGCGCGCCGTGTTCGTGCAGACGCCAGGCGTGTTCGAGGCGGCGAACGGCGTCATCGGGCAGGCGCAGAACCTGATGGAGATGGCGATGCGTCCAGACCTGTGCAGGCAACTGTATGAACGTATCGCACGCTGGGCTGCCCGCTACGCCGAGAACTGTTTGGATCTGGGCGCGGACGTGATACACATCTCCGACGACTGGGGCATGAACCACGCGATGATGTTCCGCCCGCAAACATGGTGGGAGGTGGTCTATCCCGCGGAGAAGGTCATCTGCGACGCGGTCAGGCGAAAAGGCGGGTTGCTTTCGCTGCACAGTGACGGCTACATCACCCCGGTGCTGGACGGCGTGGCGGAGCTGGGTTTTGGGGTGGTGCATCCGGTGCAGGAATCGGCGGGCATGGACCCCGTGCAGGTGAAGCGTGAGTTTTACGGCAGACTGGGCATCTACGGCGGGCTGGACGTGCGTACCATGCTGGGGCGGGGTCTGCCGCGCGATCAGCTGGCGGACGAGATTCGGCGCGTGATGAACGCCCTGAAACCCGGCGGCGGTTACATCTTCTGCACGTCGCACATGGTGCAGCCGGGCACGCCGCTCGAAGAGGTGGAGTTCGCCTATCAGGTGGCGCATGAGGCGGCGGGCTACACATAG
- a CDS encoding ASKHA domain-containing protein: MARVFILPDEITIDLPEGTPLVRALWEAGVAVETPCGGFGVCGKCKVRFTGGAVPDPTEEELRHVPAQELAEGWRLACRHRVTGDIQVEVPAESRPAIAQVLTTAVERPVSLEPAVRRLPLHVPAPSTSDERSDLRRLLDALREQHGIALAVEQVPLGVLRQLLQTLREAGFCVHAVLFYDPEHPAANRLLAVQPDETHPLLGIAFDIGTTTLVGYLIDLHSGKELAHAARLNPQVQYGDDVVSRLSFVYHDPAGLKQLQHAVVRGMNEIIAEACQTAGVDPHDVFEVVTVGNTTMLHFLLGVNTNSIAVAPYVPVFTDLLSVEARQIGLRVNPAAMLTTLPCVAGYVGADTVAVALTHLFDPDGETALALDIGTNGEVVLRHQGRYYCTSAAAGPAFEGGRIYQGIRAETGAVSQISMESNGENRWLHVTTVAGAPPKGICGSGLIDAAACLLDIGAVNEAGRMNSDGNGQWWETHLTTLCEQRAFQLVAPEAAGNAEGIVLTQKDIRELQLAKGSIRAVMEVLLREAGIAWLDVRRLLVAGAFGMYVNLRSAQRIGLLPPLPLERIEPVGNAAGAGAKIALRSVRERKRAEWLARQMKHIVMTGNPRYEEEYMEHLGFIETLD; the protein is encoded by the coding sequence ATGGCTCGTGTGTTCATTCTGCCCGATGAGATAACGATAGACCTCCCCGAGGGAACGCCGCTGGTGCGCGCGCTCTGGGAGGCAGGGGTGGCTGTGGAGACCCCGTGCGGCGGGTTCGGCGTATGTGGAAAGTGTAAGGTGCGCTTCACCGGCGGAGCGGTTCCCGACCCTACGGAGGAGGAGTTACGCCACGTACCTGCGCAGGAGCTCGCCGAAGGCTGGCGGTTAGCCTGTCGCCATCGGGTGACGGGCGATATCCAGGTGGAAGTGCCCGCCGAGAGCCGGCCTGCTATCGCGCAGGTGTTAACCACCGCCGTAGAACGCCCCGTATCCCTGGAGCCTGCCGTACGCCGTTTGCCGCTGCACGTGCCTGCACCGAGTACCTCCGATGAACGCTCCGACCTGCGTCGCCTGCTGGATGCCCTCCGAGAACAGCATGGCATTGCACTGGCAGTAGAGCAGGTGCCATTGGGAGTGTTACGGCAGTTACTGCAGACTCTGCGTGAAGCTGGCTTCTGCGTCCATGCCGTGCTTTTCTATGACCCCGAACATCCCGCCGCGAACCGCCTGCTGGCGGTGCAGCCCGATGAAACCCATCCCCTGCTGGGCATCGCCTTCGATATCGGCACCACCACTCTGGTGGGCTACCTGATAGACCTGCACAGCGGCAAGGAGCTGGCACACGCTGCCCGCCTGAACCCACAGGTGCAGTATGGCGACGATGTGGTATCACGCCTGTCCTTCGTCTACCATGACCCTGCGGGTTTGAAGCAGCTGCAGCACGCGGTCGTGCGCGGGATGAACGAGATTATCGCCGAGGCGTGCCAGACGGCAGGGGTAGACCCGCATGATGTGTTTGAGGTGGTGACCGTGGGGAATACCACCATGCTGCACTTCCTGCTGGGCGTCAACACCAACTCCATCGCCGTCGCGCCTTACGTGCCGGTGTTCACCGACCTGCTGAGCGTGGAGGCGCGGCAGATTGGCTTGCGGGTGAACCCTGCGGCGATGCTGACCACCCTGCCGTGTGTGGCGGGGTATGTGGGGGCAGATACGGTGGCGGTCGCGCTCACGCACCTGTTTGACCCCGACGGCGAGACTGCTCTCGCGCTCGACATCGGAACGAACGGCGAGGTCGTGCTGCGGCATCAGGGCAGATATTATTGCACCTCGGCAGCGGCAGGTCCCGCCTTCGAGGGCGGACGCATCTATCAGGGCATCCGCGCCGAGACGGGAGCGGTTTCGCAGATAAGCATGGAGAGCAACGGCGAAAACCGCTGGCTGCATGTAACCACCGTGGCAGGCGCGCCCCCCAAAGGTATCTGCGGGTCGGGATTGATTGACGCGGCGGCTTGCCTGCTGGACATCGGGGCAGTCAACGAAGCAGGACGCATGAACAGCGATGGCAATGGGCAATGGTGGGAAACGCACCTGACGACCCTCTGCGAGCAGAGAGCGTTCCAGCTGGTTGCACCGGAGGCAGCAGGCAATGCGGAAGGCATTGTCTTGACCCAGAAGGACATTCGCGAGCTGCAGCTGGCGAAGGGTTCCATCCGCGCGGTGATGGAGGTGCTGTTGCGGGAGGCGGGCATTGCCTGGCTGGACGTGCGCCGCTTGCTGGTGGCCGGGGCGTTCGGCATGTATGTCAACCTGCGTTCCGCGCAACGCATCGGTCTGTTGCCGCCGCTGCCGTTAGAGCGCATTGAGCCGGTAGGTAACGCCGCTGGGGCAGGTGCGAAAATCGCCCTCCGTTCCGTGCGCGAGCGCAAGCGCGCAGAGTGGCTGGCGCGGCAGATGAAGCATATTGTGATGACCGGCAATCCGCGGTACGAAGAAGAGTATATGGAGCACCTGGGCTTTATCGAAACTCTGGACTGA
- a CDS encoding redoxin family protein yields the protein MKRFFMIACILGLAGAALAQSITPRQVIQDIQQAYGKVQSLKATVQIKMGETFVSSVQLQRPKQFVVRVSQNGKTLYSFTSDGKTFTTYDVQNKSYQQQEVSADSPLVGGHLQFAGFAAMAMEPQYGKMLEGFFQQNFDKAQAKGKQTVGNTPCRVVELTGRGGTMTLYTGEKDGLVYRMVYKMPDGDTYEETVTALQLNPSIQKGVFAFTPPAGAKKAEPAKAEEATREDTSSLKGAQAPDFTLTDMEGNEVSLNSLRGKVVFIDFWATWCPPCRESLPHTQSLSQHEKAKSGDLVVLAVNAREDLDKVKKFMQDNNYSFRVLLDKDGKVLDSFKVRGIPTFVVIDREGKVAWVQVGFMPGSEKAMEDAVTQALGQ from the coding sequence ATGAAACGGTTCTTCATGATTGCCTGCATTCTGGGGCTGGCAGGCGCGGCGTTGGCGCAGTCCATAACCCCCAGGCAGGTCATACAGGACATCCAGCAGGCGTACGGTAAGGTGCAGAGCCTGAAAGCGACCGTGCAAATCAAAATGGGTGAAACGTTCGTCAGCTCGGTGCAGTTGCAGCGACCGAAGCAGTTCGTGGTGCGGGTGAGCCAGAACGGCAAAACGCTATACTCTTTCACCAGCGACGGCAAAACCTTCACCACGTATGATGTGCAGAACAAGAGTTATCAACAGCAAGAGGTCAGCGCAGACAGCCCTCTGGTAGGTGGGCATCTGCAGTTTGCCGGCTTTGCCGCGATGGCGATGGAGCCGCAGTATGGCAAGATGCTGGAGGGGTTCTTCCAGCAGAACTTTGACAAGGCGCAGGCGAAGGGCAAGCAGACGGTCGGCAACACCCCCTGCCGCGTGGTGGAATTGACAGGCAGAGGGGGCACGATGACCCTGTATACAGGCGAGAAGGATGGGCTGGTTTACCGCATGGTATACAAGATGCCCGACGGCGACACCTACGAGGAGACGGTTACCGCATTGCAGCTGAACCCTTCGATCCAGAAGGGTGTCTTCGCGTTCACCCCTCCGGCGGGCGCAAAGAAGGCAGAACCTGCGAAGGCGGAAGAGGCGACGCGAGAAGACACCAGCTCGCTGAAAGGCGCGCAGGCTCCCGACTTCACCCTGACCGATATGGAAGGCAACGAGGTCTCGCTGAACAGCCTGCGCGGCAAAGTGGTGTTCATAGACTTCTGGGCGACATGGTGCCCACCCTGCCGGGAATCGCTGCCGCATACCCAGTCGCTGAGCCAGCACGAGAAGGCGAAATCGGGCGACCTGGTGGTGCTGGCGGTAAACGCCCGCGAGGACCTGGACAAAGTGAAGAAGTTCATGCAGGACAACAACTACAGCTTCCGCGTGCTGCTGGACAAAGACGGCAAGGTGCTGGACAGCTTCAAGGTACGGGGTATCCCCACCTTTGTGGTGATTGACCGCGAGGGCAAGGTGGCCTGGGTGCAGGTCGGCTTTATGCCCGGCTCGGAGAAGGCGATGGAGGATGCGGTTACCCAGGCACTGGGGCAGTAG
- a CDS encoding O-antigen ligase family protein, giving the protein MKKKRLSKKPSASVPPQRQEVALSTWLLSIALVLAPLTAGRLEVGGEPVEPSLHGVVTALFTTGTLLPVAIWVIALLMLAAVVWEWRKYPSGDDRIPPSARVLAAGLLWWMLASVLPSSYRWGTVVAWSYWAVAIAAAWLFARRQAESVWTIALALAVAGTLSAAFAMREYAENVRTVPNWRVFGTFFNPNFLAGYLCLTMPVTLALALATSGERKELRWLLGFWAWMQMVAILLTGSRFGTASAVLALAVLVGWMAWNRSWNRQRALLLAGVCLAVLGTALFTARSLTARVTPQAAQAGEHSGGFRVWTWRGTMRMVQAHPLIGTGLGTYEIAYPRYAYVGFTRLAHNSYLQIAAEAGVPALIVLLGTLGILAWGVLRTEARPANPADADSTDMPVDPRVLRAGLAGAIAAGLARNLIDSDWYIFACLWTFWAVVGLMLSLTPRGKGHEVKLKRLYVAHTALLAVACVVLTLRMGGALHANSANWSLSQGIPDAQGYQRALQWEPFNGDHYLSLGMLYLGMARAGDASHAAEAEQALRRSAELMPLSKTWYHLGNLYRDVQGDLERAADAYRRALQLDPHALRVMAELGRTLERQGKLQEAEAVYRQMLKIEASVYHQVRAIPELPEVEYAFAYAGLARAAKLQGKPEREVRDLYARALQILDADRDARERNPMAQAMRRTAERERALEELHRECERALR; this is encoded by the coding sequence ATGAAGAAAAAGCGTCTGAGCAAAAAGCCATCCGCATCGGTGCCACCCCAGCGTCAGGAGGTCGCTCTTTCCACGTGGCTTTTGAGTATCGCCCTGGTGCTTGCACCGCTGACTGCCGGTCGGCTGGAGGTCGGCGGCGAACCGGTGGAACCTTCCCTGCACGGGGTCGTCACAGCCCTCTTTACCACAGGAACCCTGCTGCCGGTTGCTATCTGGGTGATTGCCCTGCTCATGCTTGCTGCTGTGGTGTGGGAGTGGCGCAAATACCCGTCGGGCGATGACCGCATTCCGCCGTCAGCGCGTGTGCTGGCGGCTGGGTTGCTGTGGTGGATGCTGGCTTCGGTTCTGCCCTCGTCGTATCGCTGGGGCACGGTGGTGGCGTGGAGTTACTGGGCAGTGGCTATCGCAGCGGCGTGGCTTTTCGCGCGGAGGCAGGCGGAATCCGTGTGGACGATAGCGCTCGCTCTGGCAGTAGCGGGTACGCTATCCGCCGCTTTCGCCATGCGCGAGTACGCCGAGAACGTGCGCACCGTGCCCAACTGGCGCGTGTTCGGCACCTTCTTCAATCCGAACTTTCTGGCGGGGTACCTGTGCCTCACCATGCCCGTCACTCTCGCGCTGGCTCTGGCTACCTCTGGGGAGAGGAAAGAGCTGCGCTGGCTGCTGGGTTTCTGGGCGTGGATGCAGATGGTGGCGATATTGCTCACGGGTTCCCGTTTTGGCACGGCGAGTGCGGTGCTTGCTCTGGCGGTGCTGGTGGGCTGGATGGCGTGGAATCGGTCGTGGAACCGCCAGCGCGCCCTGCTGTTAGCAGGGGTATGCCTGGCGGTGCTGGGCACGGCGCTGTTCACCGCCCGCTCGCTGACGGCCCGGGTCACGCCACAGGCGGCTCAGGCAGGCGAACACTCTGGCGGATTCCGTGTATGGACCTGGCGGGGCACCATGCGCATGGTGCAGGCACACCCGCTGATCGGCACAGGGCTTGGGACATACGAAATCGCCTACCCCCGCTATGCCTACGTGGGCTTTACCCGTCTGGCGCACAACTCCTACCTGCAGATTGCGGCAGAGGCAGGCGTACCTGCGCTCATTGTGCTTCTGGGCACGCTGGGGATACTGGCGTGGGGTGTTCTGCGCACGGAAGCGCGTCCTGCAAACCCTGCAGACGCGGACAGTACGGATATGCCCGTTGACCCCCGCGTGCTCCGCGCGGGACTGGCAGGGGCGATTGCCGCCGGGCTGGCGCGAAACCTGATAGACTCCGACTGGTATATCTTCGCCTGCCTGTGGACCTTCTGGGCGGTCGTAGGGCTGATGCTCTCGCTGACCCCTCGCGGGAAGGGGCACGAGGTGAAGCTGAAACGCCTCTATGTTGCCCACACCGCCCTGCTGGCGGTTGCCTGTGTGGTTTTGACCCTGCGCATGGGCGGTGCCCTCCACGCAAACAGCGCGAACTGGAGCCTGTCGCAGGGCATTCCCGACGCGCAGGGCTACCAGAGGGCTCTGCAATGGGAACCCTTCAACGGCGACCACTACCTGAGTCTGGGGATGCTGTATCTGGGCATGGCGCGTGCAGGTGATGCTTCACACGCCGCAGAAGCCGAGCAGGCACTGCGTCGGTCGGCGGAGCTGATGCCGCTGTCCAAAACGTGGTACCATCTGGGCAACCTGTATCGGGACGTGCAGGGCGACCTGGAACGAGCCGCCGATGCCTACCGCCGCGCCCTGCAGCTGGACCCGCACGCTCTGCGCGTGATGGCAGAGCTGGGCAGAACGCTGGAGAGACAGGGTAAACTACAAGAGGCAGAGGCGGTGTACCGGCAGATGCTGAAGATAGAGGCAAGCGTGTACCATCAGGTGCGCGCGATACCCGAGCTGCCTGAGGTGGAGTACGCCTTCGCCTACGCGGGGCTGGCGCGGGCTGCGAAACTTCAGGGCAAACCAGAACGTGAGGTGCGCGATCTCTATGCCCGTGCCCTGCAGATACTGGACGCAGACCGCGACGCCCGCGAAAGGAACCCGATGGCGCAGGCGATGCGACGCACCGCCGAACGCGAGCGTGCTCTGGAGGAACTGCATCGGGAATGTGAACGCGCCTTGCGGTGA
- a CDS encoding glycosyltransferase family 2 protein — protein MNEKPDVSVIVVNWNTRDDLRECLRSLQPSHHPGVQMEIIVVDNASWDDSVAMVKREFPEVKLIENRLNEGFGKAHHRAAQLAQGRYLMLLNPDATAHPGSIQALVDYADAHPDIGIIAPKVLNPDGSLQYSCRRFPVYEAGLFRDTFLGRLFPQNRFVRDYLMTDFDHAHTIEVDWVSGCAMMVRRETWEQLGGFDEQFFMYCEDVDLCWRAHEMGWKVVYHPQAVVTHAIGHSSDKAVNAMIWQFHRSHRLFFQKHYARRLPVWSRLLIPLGLWLRANLLIARNYWIAIRLKVLGR, from the coding sequence GTGAACGAAAAGCCTGATGTGAGCGTGATTGTGGTCAACTGGAACACGCGCGACGACTTGCGCGAGTGCCTGCGCTCGTTGCAACCGTCGCACCATCCGGGCGTGCAGATGGAGATTATCGTGGTGGACAATGCTTCGTGGGACGACAGCGTGGCGATGGTCAAGCGCGAGTTCCCCGAAGTAAAACTCATTGAAAACCGCCTGAATGAGGGCTTCGGTAAGGCGCACCACCGCGCGGCGCAACTCGCGCAGGGACGCTACCTGATGTTGCTCAACCCCGACGCCACCGCCCATCCTGGCTCCATCCAGGCACTGGTAGACTACGCCGATGCTCATCCCGACATCGGCATCATTGCCCCAAAGGTGCTGAACCCCGATGGGTCGCTCCAGTACTCCTGTCGCCGCTTCCCTGTATACGAGGCGGGGCTGTTCCGCGACACCTTTCTGGGAAGGCTCTTCCCGCAGAACCGTTTCGTGCGCGACTACCTGATGACCGACTTCGACCACGCGCACACCATCGAAGTGGACTGGGTATCCGGCTGTGCGATGATGGTTCGACGCGAAACATGGGAGCAGCTGGGCGGCTTCGATGAACAGTTCTTCATGTACTGCGAGGATGTGGACCTGTGCTGGCGGGCGCACGAGATGGGCTGGAAGGTGGTATACCATCCCCAAGCGGTGGTCACTCACGCCATCGGGCACAGCAGCGACAAGGCGGTCAACGCCATGATTTGGCAGTTCCACCGAAGCCATCGGCTCTTTTTCCAGAAACACTATGCCCGCCGCTTGCCCGTGTGGAGCCGCTTGCTGATTCCGCTGGGGCTGTGGCTGCGGGCAAACCTGCTCATCGCGCGCAACTACTGGATAGCGATTCGCCTGAAGGTACTGGGGAGATAG
- a CDS encoding VWA domain-containing protein, whose protein sequence is MPVEFARPWMLLLLAVLPVFWWVHRHSLAALPRWQRQVSLWLRLLLVALIVFALAGIRWVRTTTAQAVFFVVDGSASVEPQQRESALQFIRDAARQMREDDMAGVIVFGSEPQVVVPLGARLDLSRLPASSSPEMTDIGRAISLALAAFPENVGKQIVLFSDGNANAGDTVAQALQAASRGVRVHVVPFPREVNTEALIERVQAPTLVKEGEPFELRLWIQSTHEQTVELTLLRDGQPVKTQVVALRSGKNLVRMTHREDSAGQYRYQVSMMASVDTYPQNNRGAGYVRVQGTPRVLYVTGSGNPTPLSIAAQSQRIRVDVVNPQGVKTQPAQLQAYDAVVLHNVAAYELGIPAMRALQTATRELGIGLGMVGGEDSFGAGGYFETPIEEALPVSMDVRKFHSFPSVGIVLVVDDSGSMAMPEGGTTKMELANRAAATVVRLLTDQDEVGVIAAGSDCRAVVPMWRVGEKKEQILRAIAAFQPGGGGIYVRPGMEAGAKLLQMSRARLKHMIVLADGDDCDNQEGAIPLAAKLRQAGITVTVVCFGRGKDEAFLQQLAKAGGGRYYFTDRMANLPQIFTKEAMIASKAQYIEEPFYVRYTGDEIVSGFNWEDSPPLLGYNTTTAKPGAQLGLLSHKDDPVFAVWQYGVGRSMAFTSDGRAKWCAQWVKWAEFPAFAARVMRTILRSLPAEDVRTQVSISGGKGYVSIDILRQPAGEDEGSRSLTAKLVSPTGQVTPLVLSQTGASRYEAAFDARGYGTYVVAAQYRRPNGTVGVSVGTDTIAYSPEYRDLKSNTALLEQIARLTGGRQQPSPQDIFGTRRAPVRVPSEASIPLLFVVLFLLPVDIALRRIVWQADVLPEWQQTWSRVLLRLRLVRSAPASASATSQLLQRKRRLREKYAPPAGAAPPSAPDEPTPVGEATAPRPSAPQPSTTSEQIGRLLDAKKRARKEK, encoded by the coding sequence ATGCCTGTAGAGTTCGCACGACCGTGGATGTTGCTCTTGCTGGCGGTATTGCCCGTTTTCTGGTGGGTGCACCGTCACAGTCTGGCAGCTCTGCCCCGCTGGCAGAGACAGGTTTCTCTCTGGCTGCGCCTTCTGCTGGTCGCCCTCATTGTTTTCGCGCTGGCGGGAATCCGCTGGGTGCGAACCACCACTGCTCAGGCGGTCTTTTTCGTGGTGGACGGCAGTGCGAGCGTGGAGCCGCAACAGCGCGAATCCGCCCTGCAGTTCATTCGCGACGCGGCGCGCCAGATGCGTGAGGACGACATGGCAGGCGTCATCGTCTTCGGCAGTGAGCCACAGGTGGTTGTGCCGCTGGGCGCGCGCCTGGACCTGAGCCGCCTCCCCGCCAGCAGCTCGCCCGAAATGACCGACATCGGACGCGCCATCAGCCTCGCCCTCGCCGCCTTTCCCGAAAACGTCGGCAAGCAGATCGTGCTCTTCTCCGATGGCAACGCCAACGCAGGCGACACGGTGGCGCAGGCGTTGCAGGCTGCCAGCCGCGGAGTGAGGGTGCATGTGGTGCCCTTCCCGCGCGAGGTGAATACAGAGGCACTGATCGAGCGTGTGCAGGCTCCCACGCTGGTCAAAGAGGGCGAGCCGTTTGAACTGCGCCTGTGGATACAGTCCACCCACGAACAAACGGTAGAGTTGACCCTGTTACGCGATGGACAGCCGGTGAAGACGCAGGTTGTTGCTCTCAGGTCGGGCAAAAATCTGGTGCGCATGACGCATCGCGAGGACAGCGCGGGGCAGTATCGCTACCAGGTATCGATGATGGCTTCGGTAGATACCTATCCCCAGAACAACCGCGGCGCGGGCTATGTGCGCGTGCAGGGCACGCCTCGCGTGCTGTACGTGACTGGCAGCGGCAATCCAACCCCGTTGTCCATCGCTGCACAGTCGCAACGGATTCGCGTGGATGTGGTCAACCCGCAGGGGGTGAAGACCCAGCCCGCCCAGCTGCAGGCGTACGACGCGGTGGTACTGCACAACGTAGCCGCATACGAACTGGGTATCCCTGCGATGCGCGCTCTGCAGACCGCGACGCGCGAACTGGGGATTGGGCTGGGTATGGTGGGCGGCGAGGATAGCTTCGGTGCAGGAGGCTACTTCGAAACTCCGATCGAGGAAGCGTTGCCCGTCTCGATGGATGTCCGCAAGTTTCACTCGTTCCCCAGCGTGGGTATCGTGCTGGTGGTGGACGATTCGGGCAGTATGGCGATGCCAGAGGGCGGAACCACCAAGATGGAGCTGGCAAACCGCGCCGCAGCGACGGTGGTGCGTCTGCTGACCGACCAGGACGAGGTAGGCGTTATCGCTGCCGGTTCCGACTGTCGGGCGGTGGTGCCGATGTGGCGTGTGGGCGAGAAGAAAGAGCAAATCCTGCGTGCGATTGCGGCTTTTCAGCCGGGCGGAGGCGGTATCTACGTGCGTCCGGGCATGGAGGCGGGCGCGAAGCTGCTGCAAATGAGCCGGGCAAGACTGAAGCACATGATTGTGCTCGCGGATGGCGACGACTGCGACAATCAGGAAGGTGCGATTCCGCTGGCTGCCAAACTGCGACAGGCGGGTATCACCGTCACTGTCGTGTGCTTCGGACGCGGCAAGGACGAAGCCTTCCTGCAGCAACTGGCGAAAGCGGGAGGTGGACGCTACTACTTCACCGACCGCATGGCGAACCTGCCCCAAATCTTCACCAAAGAGGCGATGATAGCCAGCAAGGCGCAGTACATCGAGGAGCCGTTCTACGTGCGCTACACCGGCGATGAGATTGTGTCGGGCTTCAACTGGGAGGATTCGCCGCCCCTGCTGGGCTACAACACCACCACCGCCAAGCCGGGCGCGCAGCTGGGCTTGCTCTCACACAAAGACGACCCCGTGTTTGCGGTGTGGCAATATGGCGTGGGGCGCAGTATGGCGTTCACCTCCGATGGGCGGGCGAAGTGGTGCGCGCAATGGGTGAAGTGGGCGGAGTTTCCTGCTTTCGCCGCGCGTGTTATGCGTACCATCCTGCGCAGTCTGCCCGCTGAGGATGTGCGCACACAGGTGAGCATCTCGGGAGGCAAGGGGTATGTGAGCATCGACATCCTGCGACAACCTGCCGGTGAGGATGAAGGCTCGCGTTCGCTGACCGCCAAACTGGTCTCGCCGACCGGTCAGGTCACGCCGCTGGTGCTCTCGCAGACGGGAGCCTCCCGCTACGAAGCCGCCTTTGATGCGCGGGGCTACGGAACCTACGTGGTCGCCGCGCAGTATCGCCGCCCCAACGGCACGGTTGGCGTGAGCGTCGGCACAGACACTATTGCCTACTCGCCCGAGTACCGCGACCTGAAGAGCAACACAGCGCTGCTGGAACAGATAGCCCGTCTCACCGGAGGCAGGCAACAGCCATCCCCGCAGGATATCTTCGGTACCCGGCGCGCTCCGGTGCGCGTGCCTTCGGAGGCGAGCATTCCGCTGTTGTTTGTGGTGCTGTTCCTGTTGCCGGTAGACATTGCCCTGCGGCGCATTGTGTGGCAGGCGGATGTGCTGCCGGAATGGCAGCAGACGTGGTCGCGCGTGCTGTTGCGTTTGCGACTGGTACGCAGTGCCCCTGCCTCTGCTTCCGCGACTTCGCAACTGTTGCAGCGCAAAAGGCGTCTTCGGGAGAAGTATGCGCCTCCGGCAGGGGCTGCGCCTCCTTCAGCTCCCGATGAGCCGACGCCTGTTGGCGAGGCAACCGCCCCTCGCCCATCTGCGCCGCAACCCTCCACCACCAGCGAGCAAATCGGCAGGCTGCTGGATGCCAAGAAACGGGCGCGGAAGGAAAAGTAG
- a CDS encoding Uma2 family endonuclease: protein MPPVLKTEKTHLTYEQFLQMKDEDTHAEWVNGEAIVLMPPKRCHQEALRFLAYLLEEYLQRNPVGEFLFASFELYLPRSNASREPDLFVVRNENLQHLDADRFTGAPDVVVEVISDDSVHRDSVEKFLEYEREGVCEYWLIDPRPGRRAIHMFRLQEGSYVPVQPDENGWFNSSVLPGFRLKAGWFTAERLPNAPAAAQEMLPPQ, encoded by the coding sequence ATGCCGCCTGTGCTGAAAACAGAAAAGACGCATTTGACGTACGAGCAGTTCCTGCAGATGAAAGACGAAGACACCCACGCGGAGTGGGTCAACGGTGAAGCCATTGTGCTGATGCCGCCGAAAAGATGCCATCAGGAGGCGCTGCGCTTCCTCGCGTATCTGCTGGAAGAGTATCTGCAACGCAATCCAGTGGGAGAGTTCCTTTTTGCCTCCTTTGAGCTCTACCTGCCGCGCAGTAACGCTTCTCGCGAGCCGGACCTGTTCGTGGTGCGCAACGAGAACCTGCAACATCTGGATGCCGACCGCTTCACAGGCGCCCCGGATGTGGTCGTGGAAGTCATTTCAGACGACAGCGTACACCGCGACAGCGTGGAGAAGTTTCTGGAATACGAACGGGAAGGCGTATGCGAATACTGGCTGATTGACCCGCGACCGGGGCGCAGGGCAATCCACATGTTCCGCCTGCAGGAAGGCAGTTATGTACCTGTGCAACCCGATGAGAACGGCTGGTTCAATAGCAGCGTTTTACCCGGCTTCCGCCTGAAAGCCGGATGGTTCACCGCAGAACGTCTGCCCAACGCCCCCGCCGCGGCGCAGGAGATGCTTCCGCCACAATAG